From the Trifolium pratense cultivar HEN17-A07 linkage group LG4, ARS_RC_1.1, whole genome shotgun sequence genome, the window tttttatatataaaatcattgttactttccttacttttaattgatatttatcgtattttttatataataaaatctacaaatgtatgtcccaccccgtgtaagttattttttgcttaatacctccatgtagattatttttttatcaataccccctattgtaatattatgtttggtataaatcactatgtaactttttttcattccttttatatttcagacaatcacaccattttctctgttcgataagtatgaagtttaagaataactttttttgtgaacaattaaattactttttttattttttttttatattccttttaaggtgagtatttttgttcagagattcttaagccttcaattttgttttgaaacatattaagccttcaatttctcagttccacatttggccaattcgttctatataatttttttttataagcaattcgttctatagtatagtccttCGAggaatttctattattttatcagtatatttgttaaatatcacatgcaaaattagacaaacaaaaaaataatgagtaaaaaaaagagtacaacatttattaataatagtaaaataaaaacatttataagcatgatttacaccaataaaaaaataatatgaacaaaaagtgttttttaataagtaaacatgattaaaaaaaatgacaataaaatataaaaaatatataaataaatacttaaaactctaacatcagttGATAATacataatcctaatttgaataacgaaCAATATGTTCTTCCGTATGGACctgctaataaaaaattatagctcaaaattagtataattatgattaatcataaacatcatttaaatacaaagcttatatatataaaaaaaaatgcatataacatcttcgaaaataagaaaatagaacaacgaaaaagttgaagattatCTCCTTGTAAGCACAAAAAAGACGGGCACAGCTATTTATCTCCTTGCAATAGTGTGTGAAATCGGTTGCAAATCACAGCTATTTATATTAATAGAATGaagatcaaaattataaatgtcATTTAATAGCAATTATCTAATTGACAAATTATGGGACAAAATGACtttgtttctaaaatataatataataatgtaataataataatgaataaaatatcaaataatcaaattagaagtaaaaattgatattgtcattaaaaaaattgaaatgtattcaattgtttcattttgaatgattatttttgaattaacattaaattttgattgagaaggacacaaaaaaaaagtaaaaattgacattgtcattaaaaaaattgaaatgtattcaattgtttccttttgaatgattatttttgaattagcattaaattttgattgagaaggacacaaaaaaaaattccttatatgagtacatacattacataatttctattgaagTTCTCAAAGGTTGCCACATAGGAAAACATGCTCTCACAAGTTGCCACATAAATTATGATAAATGAGAGGATGTCACATATGAaagtgatcaagagagagaaactcctaaacatataaataatagataccaCTCTCTTAATTctagggatgacaaaaaaaattccacTCGTCATTAACCCGTCTAAAAAAGGACGGTGTGGAGCGGGCTAATTAGTGGTGGTGGGTTGAAAATCTCACCCCTCTCCTTTTTTTGGCGGGTGGCGGGAGTCTTCgccaataaaattaaaaaaaataatcgataatttgtaaaaatatcgtaaaaatttgtaaattaaattaaaaatcatccaagaaaaccaaaatataatattcaatcaataaggtgaccaaaaaataaaattatcaatcaAAACTTCAAACATCCATGATTTATAAAACCATAATAAAACATTAAGAAAATactcaatttaaataaaaaaaataacaaaaaacaaaacttggATTCAATTTAAATCCACAAAAATGAGGAGGAAGAAAAgtgaaatatatattaacccGTTAGGTTAATTGAGTTgactttctattttttaatatatggacaaaaaatagaagattaatttataattggttgagattttacttttaaaataaaatttagttagACCCATCGTCGTCCTgtgtttatgagtttttaaaattaacgatttatgagtttttattaaataccgttaattttgatggttctcaataacatatcaaatgattttcaatttttctaaaaatttctatggatgatctatatgatataatctttcaatccaacggttgattttgtaaaattcgtattcgttatattGTTATTCGAGACTTGTCAGCCATGCACCACATGAAccacttgttcatgttagaaaAAACCCACTTTCTAATCTAATAACAAAAGTCTCCAAATTTTCTGACATAAACTCTATCCTCAAAAGTGTACTCCCTTCTTGTTAACCAACATATTCACCACCACCTTAGAATCCATATGAAGTTCCACGCGTCGAAACTCAATCACAATGCACACTTCAAACCTTCCCAAGCTCTGCTACCAACACTACACGCCCCTAGCCCTTTAGCAAAGCCTCCACACCCAGGGGCGGATGATCTAAGAGGCGGGCAGGTACCAAGACACCCCTCGAATATCTTATATATACTATATTAGGTGTATATTAACATTATATTTGCAActctcatatatttatatataatatattaggTGTATATTAACACTATATTTACACCCCTCAAATATCTTATActacataatatattattttttggtttttcaccaccagttcaatctgacatcaagtgattctaGCTACCCTCCTAATCGTAGTTACagaggatcgaaccgtgatcctccctaccaaattcaacgtcaatcaccacttaaCCCATTAACAATTCGTTATACTACATAATATATTAGGCTAACATTAACATATGCCGGTGATAACGAGAGTTTTTTCAATACAAGATTGTGAGTTCAAGCCTTGtggctttttttttaattgtatttttattcaaataaattGATTTGGAGAGCTCAAACCCACACTTACTTTTGAATCTCAAGACTCTTACCGCTTCTACTATTGGTTATTGGTTACTGAAACTTGTTTTAACACGTGTTCATAAGCTTAAATTGTTACGGAttgaattttgatattttaattgaaatcGGACAAGGAAAAATAATTGAACATAAAGACAACACTTCTGAGTCTAGTTAACAAATTTTAAAGCAAATTTAACACTGAACAAGACCTTAAAATAAGGCTAATAGAAACAAATAATTTCAATGAGATCATAGATTAAAACGTGTTTTAGTAAAGGGCACATTGAACGCTTGGATTAGTATAGTGGTGTTAGTTTGAattttggagtatgctcctttCAAAGTATCAAGTTTGATTCTCTTTGGTGTCAATTTTGATAGACTAGTTCATACATAGCAAAAATAACCTCTAGCTTTAAATGGGGTCCGCAAGTGGACGGTGGAATTGGTCCCTTCGAATTAGTCGGTCTTAAaaccggataccaagtttaaaaataaaaataaatataaataaaaacaacactGAACAACTTGGAGGGCATTCCTGAGAACTCACCCAAAGCCATTGATTACTTCCCCTATCCAAGAGTAAATTCAATTCCTTCAAAGGCATGACACTAGAGAATTACCAAGGTATTTGCCTTTAGTCTAGTTAGGTAAATCTAATGAAAATCCAAATTCAGTTACGTGCATTTGGCTCCATAAAATACCAAAGAGCCGATGTATTGAATATGCGCGGTATGATGAAGAATGAAGATCAAAGTGTTTCTTTCATCTGACCTGCTGGTCTGGTACCTGCATCGACATGGAACAAAAGAGTCCAACAAAAGAGTCCACTACCTCTCCATGGCAAACCTCGGCTACTCCGGAGTTGTTGTAAAGGTTATTTATTTGTGGTGAATTATGAAGTTCATCTTCCCACACTTCAGCAAGGTATATTGCAAATTGTATCAAATATGTACATAATAAGTTTATAAAACAATCAAGTAAACCTTgtagaaagaaaataattttggcgAAACTTTCGAATATAATGATAACGGTAAAATAAAAGCACACTGTCATTGTCCATTGATTCCAACCATCATTTCTAATTACTATTAGCATGGTGTAGAAACTAAATTTTAACTGTATAACTGAAATAAACAAAGGATTGATGTTGAGGAAATTTCAGGGCTTGGCTGCTTGCAATGGATTAACCTGATTTGGCTCTTTGAATTCTCCGGTCAAAGGTGCTGACTGTGGTTGCACGGTATGACCGAGTAAATGTGATGAATTTGCCATGTTAGGTAGAGTCGCACAAATGAGTCCCTGTTGAGATGGATGTAATAATGGAGGAAAAGCCATTGGCATTTCTGTGAGAAACCCCAAAGTAGATGACGGACCCGGCCGATGTTGAAGAATCTgacaaaatattcaattttataaaGGTCAGTCAGGCACATATAGCTAATTGTAAGCTTTTAAATTGCCGGTATGCAAATCGATTAGAACCGTACATCTTTATGGAGAAGCCGTTCCATATTAAACTCCACATGTGGATTAACTGTTGCAAGTTTCATCGATAAAAACTGTCAAGAGGGAGAAAAGAGTGTCAACTCCAACTGAAAAAGATGCATAGATGTCTAGAAACATATATAAGGGACAACTCAAAACAGATTATCGTACAATTATTCATCAGATGACACTATAAATAATCAGCAGTGTCCATTCAAATTATTGCAATTTCAAACAGGTTGAATAACATTATAAGTTTATAACAGTCGACAATGTTAATGAGAAATTCTACTGGAACATATGCTGATACCGTACCAAAGCCATTCTTgtcaaatactccctccgtcccaaaaagaatgacccattttgaatatatgcactattcatatatattgttttgaccatatttttctactaataaataaaaataaatattaacatataagatgttgttagattcgtctcgatgagtattttcaaaatatcaattttttataatttttactattatacaattaaagatattagtcgccaaagttatgcattggcatgcgtgtttcggtcaactgggtcattctttttgggacggagggagtaacagCTATAGCACTGTTTAGTACACTATGGCGGAATTTGAGCAAATCACTATTGTTTCGCAACACACTATTTAGTACACATGTTGTCAAACAGAAGCTATAGCACTGTAGCATATCAGAATTTGAACGAATGTTATTTTCTGTGATTAAAGATTGACAACACTTACTGAAGCAGAATCCAAAAATATGGGAAAATCAATTTGATGATTTAATAATCATTAATCAGTGGTTAGAAATATGCTTTTATCCATACCTCAACTTGTTGTTGAAGAGACTGCACATAATTAATGATTTCATCTAGCATCACAGCCTTGCCAGTGacctataaataaaaataacaactaTATATCAAAAGAAAACAACACTCTAAATCATCATATGAATATAAGGTAGTGAGATCTTCTGGTCTCAAATTTTAAATGTACCTTGTTGCATCCAGGTACAAGATCTTGAAGAAACTTCATTCTTTCACTGATCTTTTCTCTCCTCACCTAcaattgaaatttaaataaatagaaatccaaatccaaacccaaacaatttttatttttcttattacaTAAATTTATTTACAACATCTTACTCTCTCTGCAAGGCTATGGCTATTTGTTGCTTGACCACGGCGAGCCCTGACATGTACGTATCCCTCATTAGGCAGATCAGAAGCTTGAGACCCCTGTTTGGCATTCTTCCCAGAAGCCTTGGCTGTTGAAGTTGTTAGCTGCTTTCCCTTTCTACTCTCACAATTGTCTTTTGCTGTTGCTGTTGGAAGCTCAAGAGTTCTAGTGGCTTTATCACTACTATCACCATCCtaacacaataaaataaaataaaataaaataaactcgCATGGAAAAGGGGGGAAATAGTACGAGTATCAATCATGGTTATCAATATCTTACAATACATGTGAGTTGTATCTGGATTTGATACAAAACTAAACTCAATCGATAAGAATCTCCTCTGTATCTATTTTGGATATGAATCTCATTTTGAATCCTGATTCATTATGAAGAATGTCGATTCACTATGATGAATTTTGATTCATTCTAATGAATCATGACCTAAACTTAGTGTAGCTAGTCACTTTTCTCTTGTCATTTAATTTATGACTTGGATCCTTCAACTATTTTGAGgttcatatatgatatattgGCTTATAGTTTTGTTATGTCATTTGTGTTCACTTAAAAATATCAtacaatatcatatttttactGATAATGCATCTTACAATTCATAATAAGATTTGATTCACGATTCAAAAACTAGGTCTTCGAATGCACAAATTGAACCAGCTATACTAAAAGTACAAGTTAAAGAAATATACCTGCCtacttcttttccttttctttgaCTTTAAACCTTTAATAGAAGGTTCACCACTTGTAGAATCCAACATTTGGGAATCATCATGGCTACCATTACCAACACCATCATCACCACTTGATTCAGCTCTATCCACCTCATTAGAACACCCTCCATGAGCTTGTTTCCCTTCATCTGGAGACATTACAGGACAATCACTTCTTCCATCATTTTGGAGTGGACTTCCATCACTACCATGATGCTCAACAGACCGAGACACGTGTAAAGGCATAGATTGAGGAATCCCACATGAGTTAACCATATCACTGAAACCCCCGGCACTAAAGCACGACATTCTTGCAGCATCAATAAATCCAGAATCAGTTGGAAACTGAGACAAACTTTGAGGAAACATCCCATGTCCATTTGGCAAAATAGCATCCCTCTTCATCATAGAACTAGCAAGGTTCCAACTCATTCCTAATGCTCTATCATCACACCCAACTCTTGCAAAACTAAACCCATCTTTTCTTATTCCATCTTGGTTTGTAGAACTTACATGACTCTGCCCAATAACATCACAAAAACCAGCCAAGTTTTCAGAATTAGTAAGAAGGTCCAAAAAGTTAGGACTATATGAATCCACCATTGAATTTGAACATGAAGAAGAACCCATCATCAAATCCCCTCTACTCAAATTCATAGAATTTTCCATTGAAACCAAATCCACAGATGAATTTGCAAGGTTGGTGGCATTCACAAACCTCCAATCCAAAGAACCCTCCTTACTTTCTAGCTCAAACTTTTCTCTTTCACTCATTTCCTTAACAAAGTAGACACTAGCAAACTCTTTCCTATGACTTCTTTGaagtaacaaaacaaaa encodes:
- the LOC123921399 gene encoding transcription factor bHLH49-like isoform X1; amino-acid sequence: MSEREKFELESKEGSLDWRFVNATNLANSSVDLVSMENSMNLSRGDLMMGSSSCSNSMVDSYSPNFLDLLTNSENLAGFCDVIGQSHVSSTNQDGIRKDGFSFARVGCDDRALGMSWNLASSMMKRDAILPNGHGMFPQSLSQFPTDSGFIDAARMSCFSAGGFSDMVNSCGIPQSMPLHVSRSVEHHGSDGSPLQNDGRSDCPVMSPDEGKQAHGGCSNEVDRAESSGDDGVGNGSHDDSQMLDSTSGEPSIKGLKSKKRKRSRQDGDSSDKATRTLELPTATAKDNCESRKGKQLTTSTAKASGKNAKQGSQASDLPNEGYVHVRARRGQATNSHSLAERVRREKISERMKFLQDLVPGCNKVTGKAVMLDEIINYVQSLQQQVEFLSMKLATVNPHVEFNMERLLHKDILQHRPGPSSTLGFLTEMPMAFPPLLHPSQQGLICATLPNMANSSHLLGHTVQPQSAPLTGEFKEPNQVNPLQAAKP
- the LOC123921399 gene encoding transcription factor bHLH49-like isoform X2, yielding MLLLYMHQSHVSSTNQDGIRKDGFSFARVGCDDRALGMSWNLASSMMKRDAILPNGHGMFPQSLSQFPTDSGFIDAARMSCFSAGGFSDMVNSCGIPQSMPLHVSRSVEHHGSDGSPLQNDGRSDCPVMSPDEGKQAHGGCSNEVDRAESSGDDGVGNGSHDDSQMLDSTSGEPSIKGLKSKKRKRSRQDGDSSDKATRTLELPTATAKDNCESRKGKQLTTSTAKASGKNAKQGSQASDLPNEGYVHVRARRGQATNSHSLAERVRREKISERMKFLQDLVPGCNKVTGKAVMLDEIINYVQSLQQQVEFLSMKLATVNPHVEFNMERLLHKDILQHRPGPSSTLGFLTEMPMAFPPLLHPSQQGLICATLPNMANSSHLLGHTVQPQSAPLTGEFKEPNQVNPLQAAKP